A genome region from Nocardiopsis exhalans includes the following:
- a CDS encoding transposase yields the protein MLPHPTLPPTLQRLLNHFWPHFTQPTFTTFTALLTGLITHTGPRTVCGMLTGSGLARHWHHDRAHAFFSRRKWNPHHLGQTMAHLIAQAFTRPGQDLTLVIDDTLIKRSGRRVWGRFRQHDGARPKNNPLAWGVCFVVTALAVRLPGRTTALALPVLTACWRPCPTKPSPGTAGHNGPVPHPRTANLSWTAATARVVDSARSRYDQARHGLQLRQAKQAALPAGHRLPGPDPTPALKERLNRCAQELAAAQAAHDQALDQVLQATTPTSGPTNQDEEETEQRPTKTETAIALATRLAHQFPDRTIHVVADSAYHSPALRVLPPNLTWTFRLAANAVLHQAPPPAPAGTPTRPGRPRYAGPRLGTPEQIAATANFVALGDDTGQEMAVIDCRWVRSLGPTPLRLIVVRDPHSPKAYKVALLSTDTTSPAEEIVRRYADRWPIEVCFQDSRAHLGLEQAHNRTRAAVERTVPFQLLAYSLVVVWYRWHGQGQADVAARRRDQPWYQSKTDLAFSDMIAALRRQVIEHRISCRVPDLGVRGLIREIVRDWFDIAA from the coding sequence ATGCTCCCACACCCCACCCTACCCCCGACCCTGCAACGCCTGCTCAACCACTTTTGGCCCCACTTCACCCAACCCACCTTCACCACCTTCACCGCCCTACTCACCGGGCTGATCACCCACACCGGACCCCGCACCGTGTGCGGCATGCTCACCGGCTCCGGCCTGGCCCGCCACTGGCACCACGACCGCGCCCACGCCTTCTTCTCCCGCCGCAAATGGAACCCCCACCACCTGGGCCAGACCATGGCCCACCTCATCGCCCAGGCCTTCACCCGCCCGGGCCAGGACCTGACCCTGGTCATCGATGACACCCTGATCAAACGGTCGGGCCGCCGCGTCTGGGGCCGGTTCCGCCAACACGACGGAGCCCGACCCAAGAACAACCCCCTGGCCTGGGGTGTGTGCTTCGTGGTCACCGCCCTGGCCGTGCGCCTGCCCGGCAGGACCACAGCCCTGGCCCTACCCGTGCTGACCGCGTGCTGGCGGCCCTGCCCCACCAAACCAAGCCCCGGCACAGCAGGCCACAACGGCCCGGTGCCCCACCCCCGGACCGCGAACCTGTCCTGGACCGCCGCCACCGCCCGCGTTGTGGACAGCGCCCGCTCCCGCTACGACCAAGCCCGCCATGGTCTGCAACTCCGCCAAGCCAAGCAAGCCGCCCTACCGGCGGGGCACCGCCTGCCCGGCCCCGACCCCACCCCCGCCCTGAAAGAGCGCCTGAACCGGTGCGCCCAAGAACTAGCCGCCGCCCAGGCCGCCCACGACCAGGCCCTGGACCAGGTGCTGCAGGCCACCACCCCCACCAGCGGCCCCACCAATCAGGACGAGGAAGAAACCGAACAGCGGCCCACCAAGACCGAGACCGCGATCGCTCTGGCCACCCGCCTGGCCCACCAGTTCCCCGACCGCACCATCCACGTGGTAGCCGACTCGGCCTACCACAGCCCGGCCCTGCGCGTCCTTCCACCCAACCTGACCTGGACCTTTCGCCTGGCGGCCAACGCGGTCCTGCACCAGGCACCCCCGCCCGCACCGGCGGGCACCCCCACCCGGCCCGGCCGTCCCCGCTACGCGGGCCCCCGGTTGGGCACCCCCGAACAGATCGCCGCGACCGCCAACTTCGTCGCTTTGGGCGACGACACCGGTCAGGAGATGGCCGTCATCGACTGCCGGTGGGTGCGCTCCCTGGGTCCCACACCCCTGCGCCTGATTGTGGTGCGCGACCCGCACAGCCCCAAGGCCTACAAGGTGGCGTTGCTGAGCACCGACACCACCAGCCCTGCTGAAGAGATCGTGCGGCGCTATGCGGACCGGTGGCCGATCGAGGTGTGTTTCCAGGACAGTCGAGCCCATCTGGGTTTGGAGCAGGCCCACAACCGCACCCGCGCCGCGGTGGAGCGCACGGTCCCCTTCCAGCTGCTGGCCTACAGCTTGGTGGTGGTCTGGTATCGGTGGCACGGCCAGGGGCAAGCGGACGTGGCCGCCCGCCGCCGCGACCAGCCCTGGTATCAGTCCAAGACCGATCTGGCGTTCTCGGACATGATCGCCGCGCTCAGAAGGCAGGTGATCGAACACCGAATATCGTGCAGGGTGCCCGACCTGGGGGTGCGTGGGTTAATCCGAGAGATCGTCAGGGACTGGTTCGACATCGCAGCGTGA
- a CDS encoding LpqB family beta-propeller domain-containing protein, protein MSDVASPGRLARAARTAAAGALACVSLAACASVPMTGPVVPGEGGDSTGDPYGGYVRLLPAGPQPGVEPEGLIDGFLKDLGSFEEDHKAARSYMLPEMSEDWSPDGAVRVFSDQDAVDLDSEISTDGLSATVRIRSNEMASIDESGKYVPAETGTMLEETFTLAREDGDPEGEWRIRDLPDEIILSQLDVERTYRPFNLYYFNPTGSALVPDPVYLPVSTDQLAERLLRKLIGGPTDWLAPAVISAFPEGMVPRTEIDAERAVINIAGVPDADEYSMGAQIAWTLRQLPEIQEFTLKINGEEVSFPQSDGDSSDRPRPGSDYWARVSPGATASGIRAYFTHDGQLWSAADWEADTFDDAERVAGPLGTGDVPLERFAVSLDESTVAGITLGGGEVVTSFASAGAEPREVLGDGMFTELSWDVNGNLWVVEETRDNGRSEDDEDDEDDEAAPAGDEPVSTGTGGQDPPAPGDTALWLLRDGDEVVQAEVRGLRDHSLVHFKISRDGTRAAVVTEQDGQRSLQVGRVVEGEDGQVSVGSFISLADQELEDVTGVAWRSSDQLVVLGSRDGGTTQALFVALDGGTPAASAGTPAAGMVTISGAPGQPLLAGSDDGNIWVSTDPLNWKNVVEGSSPTFPG, encoded by the coding sequence GTGAGCGACGTGGCAAGCCCCGGACGCCTGGCCCGGGCCGCGCGTACCGCGGCCGCCGGAGCGCTCGCCTGCGTGTCTCTGGCGGCCTGCGCGAGCGTACCCATGACCGGCCCCGTCGTCCCCGGCGAGGGTGGAGACAGCACCGGCGATCCCTACGGCGGCTACGTGCGCCTCCTGCCCGCCGGGCCGCAGCCCGGCGTCGAGCCCGAAGGCCTGATCGACGGCTTCCTCAAGGACCTCGGCAGTTTCGAGGAGGACCACAAGGCCGCCCGCAGCTACATGCTTCCCGAGATGAGCGAGGACTGGTCCCCGGACGGCGCGGTACGGGTCTTCTCCGACCAGGACGCGGTGGACCTGGACTCGGAGATCTCCACCGACGGACTCAGCGCCACCGTGCGCATCCGCAGCAACGAGATGGCCAGCATCGACGAGAGCGGCAAGTACGTTCCGGCCGAGACCGGCACCATGCTGGAGGAGACCTTCACCCTCGCCCGTGAGGACGGCGACCCCGAGGGCGAGTGGCGGATCCGGGACCTGCCCGACGAGATCATCCTCAGCCAGCTGGACGTCGAGCGCACCTACCGCCCGTTCAACCTCTACTACTTCAACCCGACGGGCTCCGCCCTGGTGCCGGACCCGGTCTACCTGCCGGTCAGCACCGACCAGCTGGCCGAACGCCTGCTGCGCAAGCTCATCGGCGGCCCCACCGACTGGCTGGCCCCTGCCGTCATCTCCGCCTTCCCCGAAGGCATGGTCCCGCGCACCGAGATCGACGCCGAACGCGCCGTCATCAACATCGCCGGGGTGCCGGACGCGGACGAGTACAGCATGGGCGCCCAGATCGCCTGGACCCTGCGCCAGCTGCCCGAGATCCAGGAGTTCACGCTCAAGATCAACGGCGAGGAGGTCAGCTTTCCGCAGTCGGACGGGGACAGCTCCGACCGGCCGCGCCCGGGCAGTGACTACTGGGCCCGGGTGAGCCCCGGAGCCACCGCCTCGGGCATCCGCGCGTACTTCACGCACGACGGCCAGCTGTGGTCCGCGGCCGACTGGGAGGCCGACACCTTCGACGACGCCGAGCGGGTAGCCGGTCCCCTGGGCACCGGGGACGTCCCGCTGGAGCGGTTCGCGGTCTCGCTCGACGAGAGCACCGTCGCCGGGATCACCCTGGGCGGCGGCGAGGTCGTCACCAGCTTCGCCAGCGCGGGGGCCGAGCCCCGGGAAGTCCTCGGCGACGGCATGTTCACCGAGCTGTCATGGGACGTGAACGGCAACCTCTGGGTGGTCGAGGAGACCAGGGACAACGGCCGTTCCGAGGACGACGAGGACGACGAGGACGACGAGGCGGCCCCGGCGGGGGACGAACCCGTATCCACCGGCACGGGTGGCCAGGACCCGCCCGCCCCCGGGGACACCGCGCTGTGGCTGCTCCGCGACGGCGACGAGGTGGTCCAGGCCGAGGTCCGGGGACTTCGGGACCACTCCCTGGTGCACTTCAAGATCTCCCGGGACGGCACCCGCGCCGCCGTGGTCACCGAGCAGGACGGTCAGCGATCGCTCCAGGTCGGACGCGTGGTGGAGGGCGAGGACGGCCAGGTCTCGGTCGGCTCCTTCATCAGCCTCGCGGACCAGGAACTGGAGGACGTCACCGGGGTGGCCTGGCGCTCCAGCGACCAGCTGGTCGTCCTGGGCAGCCGCGACGGCGGCACCACCCAGGCTCTGTTCGTCGCCCTGGACGGCGGTACGCCCGCCGCCAGCGCGGGCACTCCGGCCGCCGGGATGGTCACCATCTCCGGCGCACCCGGCCAGCCCCTGCTCGCGGGTTCGGATGACGGCAACATCTGGGTGTCCACCGACCCCCTGAACTGGAAGAACGTGGTGGAGGGTAGCTCCCCGACCTTCCCGGGCTGA